CTGCCGTTATCCTCATGCCGAACAACATCAGTGCCGTCTCCCAGGATGTAATTGAAGTAGGTTACAATCCTGGCAGCTTAGGTTACACCTACTAATGAAAATGAATCACTGTTCAAGCTCAGATGTGCAGAAAATAGTGTTTTGATAATAATTACTTGTCCTTCCAATATCATTTTGTTGCGTACCATTCACCTTCTGAGAGAAGATTAATGGTTATACATTATTCTGGCCATTACACTAATAATAGGCAGCCCAGTGAGCAGAATGAGTTGAGCCACAGTTATATCTATCAGTTTCAGGACAGAGTACAGAGCTGTAAGGCAGTTTAACTGAGATGCAGTCATTGCATGTGTTCAAATCACATTTCGGCATGGTATATGTGGTTTCCTTTACTGATTCATAATcagaaacaaaaacattctgaaTATTTGACTATGCTCTTTCTATAGTTTCTATAGTTTTTctagaaatattaaaattattaacaaGGCTAAAACTAAAGGagtatgtatattatatatctagaaaaattacattttctgtTAAGAGATGTGCCTTACAGCTGTTTCAGGTGTAGTGGGATTTTTAAACTGGCCCTAGTGTACACttctaagtgtgtgtgtgggggaagggggtggggggtatgtatatattacattgtggggtccAAATGttcccacagtgtgataaaaccctgatattttgatattgtggggaccatttttttggttTACACAAGGGGAAAAAATCTTTTACTGCAATCAAAAGactgaaaatgtcaaaagttttgtattttgttatggGCTGGGAAGgtgttaaggttgtcattgttgggattagggtttttcccatagaaatgaatggagagtccccacaaagatatgaatatgtggactgtgtgtgtgtgtctgtgtgtctgtgtgtgtatccctACCTAGCGGCCAATGCTTCTTGATATATGGTCTGGTTATTGAAAACGAGTGAAGGGCTGGAGGCAGGAAGTTCTGTATGTCTCTTTATTCAGTAACACTtaacattaagtgcaccttcataatgcatttattatgcattcattgaacattcagtgcaccttcataatgcattcatagaacattaataagaagcatgcaagtacactttaacatcataacatcccttaacagctttaatatatattaataacaaacattacatgattaaacaattgtaatgtttgttattattatataatgtttgttattaatgtatattacagctgttaatggatgttaggatgttaaggtatacatactgtacatgatgttttatgaatacttaataaatacattatgaaggtatattgaacgttttatgaatgcaatatagaagcattatgaaggtgcagttaatgtaaagcgttaccctttATTCTACAGTCCCATCACTAAAGTGCATCTTTGCCATAAGGGCTTCAGGGTGAGTGAGGCATGGCCCCTCCAGAGGGGCACCCTGATGCCACCTTGGAGGACGAGTCACTGCTCTCCATGTACAGTATGACCAGCTGAAGGAAGAGTTCGCCACTCGGGGCTCCTCAAAATTCATCCAAGGTACAGAAGAGATGATCAAAACAAGTAAAGAGCTGCAACAAAATTGGATGATGTCTAAGAGTTTTTCTTAAATGGATGGCTCTGTCTTTGCATTGCAAAGTTGCACTTGCCAATACAAAACTGTCAATCCACATACAAATGACCTTAAAATCTCGTTCCCATAGTAATCTCCAGCATGCCGATGTCAAATGGATTTCAGATTTTTGTGAACATCAACTCTCCAGTGAAGCCAGTGACCGGCACAGCCACCTTCCTATACCTGATCTGGTTTTATGCTGGAATCTACTCTGGGTGTGTACTCATGCCATTTCTCAGTCACATGGTTAGCATACCAGATCTTATTACCAAATCATTATGTAGCCAGTTGACCCAACCACACTGGGAAGGGTACTACGAAAAACAAGGTGTATATGATTTCTCTGTTTCAGGGAGTTCTTCCTGGATCTGGAGAGGACCCTCCCACCATCATTGTTACTGCTCACTATGACTCTTTCGGACTGGCCCTACCTACGTACCTACTGGCACATGCGTACGAGATAATTTATTGCGTGCACAACTTACTCTCGCTTGCGCATGCAAAAGTATGTCATGCGCATGTGAAAGGTTTTTGCATAGGTTCTGTCAGGGGCTTCAAATTGTTAGGAGTtctattataattattattattatttttgcagtggttagcgctgctgctgcctcacagcaagaaggtcccgGGTTCGGGTCctctctgtgtggagttcacatgcCCACCCCGTGTTTGCGTGGGTTTTTgctgggggctccggtttcctcccacagtccaaaagcatgcaggacaagctgattggtgagtctaaattggccctgtagttgtgtgagtgtgtgtgtgagtgtgtgagtgtgtgtgtgagtgtgtgagtgtgtgcaccctgtggtgttggtgactgcccagggttgaTTCCCACCTGcacccattgttcccaggataggctccagtcccccctgtgacaccagttgggattaagtggtttcagagGATGGATGATTATtattgtgcttttattttatgGTTTTTAAGGGTCAAATGGTAAagtatttcatttatctgacctTAGTTTGTAGTGGTACTTATTTATGTCTGTACACATAATATGTGAACAAACAAAAGTGAACTCCATTATCAATTTATAATACAGCTACTTAAATTACCATACAGATACAACACAAAATACCATACAGATATTGAAACCAAGGACCAGACTTCAATTGTTACACACCACGCTTAATCACGAATAAAGTTAATCAAAACATATAGGAACTCATCAGGaagaagaataaaaaggctAAACTAACGCTTTGGATAAATGAGGCCCCATGATCTGAACACTATGAAAAATTTCTGGCTACAAAGTTATGGCAACGAACCCTACTAGTAACCAAATTGTGGAAGAAACTGAAAATCAAGTGTAACAAAATCAAGCCGAGCCACTGTGAGAAACTTATGACCTGTGGCTGCTGATGTGCCAAAGTCATTGAAAGAAAGGGCCCCTACCCTGCCTACTACCAACCATGGGAATAACTGACAAAATTGATTTGTAGGCTTCTTCTGCCATAGAATTATAACTGTTCTCTAATTTTGACTGCAGACCTTCATCAAATTTCTTAGTTAAACCTATTATTGGTATCACTTGACATTAACtgtatcttcataatgcattcataatgcattcataaagcactCATAAGCAGCATGTTAGTAAACCTTAACATcttaacataccttaacagcttaatATACTTGAATAAGAAACATTATATCtttatacaattataatctttattattttcatataatgtttgttaaagAATCACAGCTGACTCATAAGTGTCTCACTGAATATTCAAATTGTCGGCTTTCTGGGGGCAGCCCTAGTGCAGCGTAAATAAAATCACATCACAGGAAAGTGCTATTGCCAGGTTTTTGTGTTACAGCGTATTTCCTGACTTATTGGTGCCTCCACAACAATTATAAATAGGGCagggtggcctaatggttaggggaAATGTATGTGTGATTGAGAGATTGCTGATTTGAATTCCCAACTGCTCCTTGGTGCCGAATTACCTGCATACTGTTATGTCatgtatgggttaaatgcagaggacacattttgttgtggtgtgtcagTAATGGTAATCACTTTCACTTCACTTCCCATAAGATGGGCTGAAGGTGAGAGTTAATGCGCATCTCTTTTACAACATGCTGTAAAATTTCCCATGTGTTTCTACATTTTTGTACATGTTAACATAGAAAAGTAAGTAAATCCCCCTACAACAAATCCAGAGTAAATAGGTCTTATATTTCGGGGAATAATGCTTGGGCCAGAATTCAGTTTATGTTTGATATTATTTTTTCAGAAATTGAGCAATAGATAAAAGCCTGTATGCAACAGTATTACCTTCACTTGTCCAAAGGATACAAGATTTTGTCCTCTTCATTGAATTCTTGTGTTTTGCCGCACAGATGAAAATATAGTCTGTCGTAATTTTCATGAGCTCACTGATTGGCTTTTTACTTAGGTAACTTCTGAACTACACTTTTCAAGATGCCCATGCTCACACACTCAGTGTGTGGTTGACTACGGTTGCACACATAATAGTCACAAGCACAGAATACAAGCACCTTGCGTACTGTTTCTTCTCACAGGACATTCGGGACAGCCGCCTGTCTGCTCTGTCATCCTTCCTCTTGTCAATTCCACGGGCTACTCAGCTGCTGGGTCATGAGGCGGCACCAGACCTCCTAGTTAATACTCTGGAGCAGCAACTGGCCCAGTATCTGTGACAAGTTCACCGGCGCACCTTCCACCCTGACCACAGGTAAACACTCCAGTGAGTGAATCCTCAGGCAAACCTCTCTGTAGACACATAAAATGCCTAACACTCTTTTTAAGAGAACATACACAGGCCCCCATTTTGTCTTGGCCACATGGCAATTTCCTAACAAAAACCGAACCTGCAGCCTAATCACTATTTGAATTTTCTATAAAAAGATTCTTATTTCCACACTGTTAATTGGTAAACATTGTTAAACCACAATATTACGTCTAAACCATTAAATACATAGAAAAGAACTTAATTAACCAAGACCACTTTGAGTTACGTCACTGTTATTAATTGTGTGATTCCCCCCCACACCACTACCAGAAGTCCAAagataactttttttttgaccAAATGAAGCAACCAATGACGATGTATAGGTCAGTCTTCTAGAAACTTTGAAAGATTAGCATAGAGTGTAGAGTTGTTCATGGTTATAGACTGCCCATGGTTATAGACTGCCCATGTTTATGTTTTTAGTGCCTTTCCTTCTTTCCTGACAGGGTAAAGCCAGCAGCATTTGACCTTCTCGGAGGCTGTCTGGCTGGATACTTAGGAATAGTTTACTTCGCTGTTCAGGTATTTCTTATGCATCATTTAATAGTGTTGTTTTCCCCTTACTATGAATGTAAATATCATAAGCTTCCCTGTTATATTACCAAACATTTGTGgccttttttccttctttctttcACAGAACTTTGGCAGTCTCTACTCCCAACTTGTAAGAGTGACCATAGAGtgcaagcagcagcagaatgtCGTCCTTGATGCTCTGAAACTTGGGAAAAGCaggaggattctgggaaagGCAGAAAATGAGCCTGAAATAAGATttctgaagtaaaaaaaaaaaaaaaaagaaacattttaagcatgtcatgtcattcttacctttaataataataaaaaatgacgGCTTATTGCAATGGATCAGAATTGTCAATCATAATTGTTCATCACTAACAGTGctttcattatgcatttatttcaaCAGTTTGTATGGTATTTTATATGAACACATAAATTGGATGAATGTGAATCGATCATACTTTGACAGACATGAATGATTAATAATGAATCATTTAGATTCTCGGAAATAATCATGAATAAATCTAAAAATATACTTTAATGAGCAGACTGGATTTAATGTGTAGAATTTTTCCTCCATTTCAAATGACATGGAAATGTGTCCTGTAGTTAATCTCTTTATTTTAAACGGTATATAATCTTACCTCTCCCTGAATTCTTCTTAGTGTTTTTCTAATTTGATGACACTAAATCTTGCTCTGTTTTCTCAACCACTATTCCAATCATAGGTTCTCTTATACTAACATTCAATACAACAGACACTGAGCAGTGAAGACCAGCACTGACATAATTCTTCTTAAAGAGGTTCAAACCTTATCCCAGAACAaaagtttggagtgagattacatCTGTCAGGGGTGGAGCGCGTGTCTCCCGGGCAGCCCCGCCTACCGCATTCATCGGATCTTGCTCTTCCACTTCCACCTTgtctgcactgtgtgtgtgtgtgcattcatgTAATAACCTGTTTGCAGCAGGACCACATGTaacttattttggaatttacccTGAAACAACAAATGCTGTTTTCTGATTGACTGGGAGGTGGTTATTAATTCTGAATAACCCGGGACAGCTATGAACTCCCCTCCATATGCCTGGGCATCGTCCATTAATTCTATATAAAGGGACACCTTGGTAGACATTATTCCTTACTTCTCAGCGTGAGAAATCCAAGGTGCGGCATGTGCACGGCTTGAAATGCGTGTGTCTCATGGTCAGTGCGTGAGACTTGAGAGCGTTGCCCCAGAAAGTGGCTCAAACTTTACACCAGAGAGTGTTTCAAACCTTATCCCAGAAAGCTGAAAGATGAGCCGCTTCTCAGTACAACCAAAGCAGTTGTCTCCTCCATGGCTCCTGCAGGCTGAGTATCTATAACCAGGGACTGATTGGATTTGAGTTGGCTACCTTTTGCATGTCACTCAGAGGACAATCGGCCAGCCAAACCCAGCTGAGATCGATGACATAATCTGTCAGCCTTATCTCTCTGCTTGAAGTTGAATTATTCATTGTCAGAAATGTGCTGGCCCTCTCAATGAAACAAGCAGTAGGAATATGAGCGAACTAATTTGATGCTGCCAATCAGATGTGAAATAGTAGAATTTGTGGACGGATGATCATTGAGGTTACAGGCACCTGAGGTTTAGTGCTGCTAACCAAGACTCGTGTGATGCCTGACATTCCAAAGTGTCTACTACCTGCATTCAGTCTATATCTCAGTTTACCAAAAGCCACACTTGGCTTTCGTGGCAGCTAACATCATAAGGCCGTATATTCCTTTGTAAAATCTCTCATGTGAAATGCAAAGAAGTTTTAAGAAGATTTTGAAGGCATTCGTTTTTACTTAAGAACAAGAAGAATTAAGAGAAGGAGAATTTCAACACAAGACTGATAAAGAAGTACAGCTTCGGGAGGCAGTGGGGGGGGCGGAAGAGGAGGCGCGAAGTGCACAGACAGTCAGACTGGAATCGTGCAAGACTTAGCGATGAGCGTCGGAGTCAACATCAGCACCTACTCAGAGGAGTTCCGATCACCAGGCCCAACAAAACCAACCCAGGCAAGACCCTCCTCTCCCAATCGCAGAAACAAGCCCCATCCCCGACCGGTGAGCAGCACACAGGTTCCTCCATGCTCTCATGATTTTATTCCTCCTTTAAATGATCAACTTTATTCTTCAGTTTGATTTGTcattattgttgctgttgttgtccTTTCTCAGATGCATACCCCAGCTAATGtttttataattcatatttattttattaatcacTTTTCACAAAGATAAAAGCTGAAATGTCATTCTCTAAAAGGGAGAATTACATATTAGAATGATTTTTATTTCCACTTGTTACACAACTGTAAAATACTGCTATATATCAGCCAATTCACACTAATGAgtcaaaacattatgaccacccccaCCTGAAGCAGCTAACGTTGACTGTCTTGTAAAAATGGTGCGTGTCATGGTCTGTGATATATTAAATGGTAACTTAACATTCAGCACTCGTAGTCGGCATGATGAATGCAGCAGAAATGGGCAGTGATAAAGATCTGAGTAACTCTGACAAGGGCCAGATCAGTATGGCTGGGTGACTGCTCACAGCGTCTCCCAAATGGCGAGGCTAGGGGGATGCACCTCGTCAGCCATAGTGAGCACATACCACCAACAGGGTGTTGGCTGTCAGCATTATTCATATCACATAGGGGAGGTCATGATGTTTGGAGTCAAAGGTATTTAACAGGGTCTGAGAATTTTGTTTTGTGTCTCCAATTCCTATTTGTCAGGATTTTCTCCTGCCTCGAATGTCGACCAGGTGTCTTGCTACCAATGTTGTTCCAGTCCCAGTACCAGTATCTCTGGGTTACTGTACTCATTTCTTTCCCCCAGTGCAACACAAATCCATTCAACGTCAAGGTAAGATAGTGCTCCAAATCGGGATTTATATAACCACAGTAACAATCACCATTTTAAAAACTACAGTTCTTTTACAAGATGTAATTTTACTGCTCTTAGCAGGAGGATCAAATGTCCTAATTCTGATTTTGTTAACAGTGGGAGAGAACACATCCATTGTAAACTTCCGTGTTGGAAAAGTGGAGCCCAGTCACAAACAAGTTGTGAACTCAGCCAGAGAGTGCTTTCTGCCCCCTCCTGGTAGACTGTTCAAACATCAGTTTCATGTTCAGTCTCCCTCTTTCAACAAGGAACAAATATGCACCAATTTGCAAAAGAAGCCAAGGTACTCTACATTTGGAGTTTGTCTTGATTTGCGTTGTAATTATTATTGCTCTCGACAGCTGCTCTTTTTCACCATATTCTAACCTTTGATGATCTATGTACCAAAGCAGTATAATTCTAGCCATGTTCTAGTCTTCTAACCAagtttatatatgtgtgtgtggggggggggggggggtcagtatatattacattgtggggatgtctggtccccacaatgtgataaaacctTGTTATTGTCACCTTTTTGGGGTAACTCAATTGTAGAAAAatgtgtgactgcaatcaaaaaactaaaaatgccaacattcttgtattttgtttggttactaatGGTTAAGGTGAGGACTGGGTAGTTATAGTTggaattagggtttttcccatagaaatgaatggattgTCCCCACAAAAAGATGAAtataaacgtgtgtgtgtgtgtgtgtcacagagGCATCTCTGGAAATGATTTTCGAAGAGGAACAGTCTACAAGTTTATGAATGATGGCAACATTTCCCGTGGGGAACTCAAATCACAAGGGTATTTCAAGAAATCCTGTCTCATAGCAGTGCTGGATTCCAAGTAGCTGATTAGAAAATACAAGTCTTACCATTCTAGCTTTCAAATACAGATCTCAAATTGTTACCATATGC
This is a stretch of genomic DNA from Paramormyrops kingsleyae isolate MSU_618 chromosome 7, PKINGS_0.4, whole genome shotgun sequence. It encodes these proteins:
- the LOC111843800 gene encoding LOW QUALITY PROTEIN: BOS complex subunit ncln (The sequence of the model RefSeq protein was modified relative to this genomic sequence to represent the inferred CDS: inserted 1 base in 1 codon; deleted 4 bases in 2 codons; substituted 1 base at 1 genomic stop codon); this encodes MAPMQICPEQAVLTSGRARRRLVREASKTREASVKEKLHEASAADMGETLHTVQQLLPRFFTSQRYMESGKEKARSCSGAIVVAEARTVDDPVLTCRRVVMKLIDFTMQHFQEALRQNAAAAVILMPNNISAVSQDVIEGFRVSEAWPLQRGTLMPXLEDESLLSMYSDQLKEEFATRGSSKFIQVISSMPMSNGFQIFVNINSPVKPVTGNMISLFQGVLPGSGEDPPTIIVTAHYDSFGLALPTYLLAHAYEIIYCVHNLLSLAHAKDIRDSRLSALSSFLLSIPRATQLLGHEAAPDLLVNTLEQQLAQYLXQVHRRTFHPDHRSPKITFFDQMKQPMTMYRVKPAAFDLLGGCLAGYLGIVYFAVQNFGSLYSQLVRVTIECKQQQNVVLDALKLGKSRRILGKAENEPEIRFLK